The Deinococcus betulae genome segment TCATACCGAGGCGCCGCTGGACATGCGCATGAGCCAGGCCGGCGAGAGCGCCGCCGACGTGGTGAATACCTACGAGGAAGAAGACCTCGCCGCCATCATCTACGAGTACGGCGAAGACCGCCTCTCGCGCCGGATTGCGCGCGGCATCGTCTGGGCGCGCGAGCAGGCGCCTATTGAGACCACCGTGCAACTGGCCGACATCGTGAAGCGGGCCTATCCCGGCTTTTCCAAGGGCATCCACCCGGCGCGGCGCACCTTCCAGGCCCTGCGCATTCACGTCAACGACGAACTGGGCGCGCTGCGAGACGGTCTGGAAGCCGCCCAGACCCTGCTGGCCCCTGGTGGGCGGCTGGCCGTGATCAGTTTTCATTCGCTGGAAGACCGCATCGTCAAACGCTTCTTGCTGGGCAGCTCCAGCCTGCGCCCCCTCACCAAACGCCCAGTGGTGGCCGCCGAGAGCGAGCAGGCCACGAATCCCCGCGCCCGCAGCGCCAAACTGCGCGCCGCCGAGAAGGTGGAGGCCGCGTGACGCGCCTGAAGGGCAGCCGTTGGTCGCTGGCGTGGTATATCCCCCGCTGGTCGGCGCTGGACACCAGCTTGCCCACCTGGCGGGCGCGGGCCGTGCGCTACGTCCTGATTTATCTGGCGCTGGTCACCGCCCTGGTCAGCGTGCGCGCCCTGACGCGCGACGTGCGCCCAGCCCTGAAAGCGGCGCAGGCCAGAGAAGCGGCGCTGACGACCCAGAGTGCAGACCTGTCAGTGCAGCTTCAGACTCTCGAAAGTCGGCGGCGCCTGCTGGACTGGGCTGCCCAGAACGGCATGCGCCGCCTGACCGACGTGCCCAGAGAAACCGCGACCTTTCAGCCTGTTCCGGCGGCGCCCGTTGCCGCGCCCCCCGCTCGCACCGTGGAGGTGAAGACGCTTTGGAAGTAAAGATTCGCAACCGCTCCTATTTCATGCGCTTCATGGCGCTGCTGATGTTCCTGACCCTGGTGTGGGCGTATGCCCAGCTGGAGTGGGGCGTGCCGCAGGCCGCAAGGCAAACCGCCGTGCAGTCGCGCGGCCCGGTGCTGTCGGCCGACGGGCGGGTGCTGGCCACCAGTGTCAAAGGCAAGCGCGTCTACCCGCAGGGCAGCCTGGCCGGCCAGCTGATCGGCATGATGGGCGCCACCGAGGGCCTGGAGGGTCTGGAGCACGCTTACGACGGTCTGCTGACGGCGGGGCAGCCCCTGAAATTGACCATTGACACTGGGGTGCAGGCCTCGGCTGAGGCGGCGCTGGCCCGCGCCGTGCCCGAGCATCAGGGGGAATACGGCGCGGTGGTGGTCCTGGAAACGCGCACCGGGCGCGTGCTGGCCGCCGCCAGCTATCCGCCCTTTGACCCCAACACCTGGCGCAGCCACAGTGAGGGTGCGCGGCGCAACCGGGCCTTTCTGGACCGGTTCGAGCCAGGGTCCACGGTCAAGGCCCTGGTGGTCGCCGCCGCCATGAACGAGGGGCTGACCACGCCCAGCACGGTCTACGACACCCCCATGAGCCGCTTTGTGGGCGGGCGCTGGGGCAGCCGCATTGGCGACAGCGTGGCGCACCCCAAGAGCCTCTCGACCGTGGGTGTGCTGCAGTACAGCAGCAACGTGGGCATGACCCATATCGTTGAGCACTTTCCCAAAGAGCAGATGCGCGGTTACCTCCAACAGTACGGTTTTGGGCAGGAGGTCGCGCTGCCGACGGTGCCGGCGGCCAGTGGACAGCTGCAACCCCTGAGCCGCTGGAGCGACCTCGTGCGCGCCACCAACGCGTTCGGCCAGGGCATGAGCAGCACCACCCTGCAACTGGCCGCCGCCTTCAACGTGCTGGCCAATGACGGCCGCTACATCTCGCCGCGTCTGGTCGAGGGCGAGGCTGGCATGGAAAAGCGCGATGTCCTGCGCCCCGAGGTGGCCCGCGAGACCCGGCACATGCTCAAGAGCGTCATTGAGCGCATCGAGACCAACACGATTAAAGGCTACGACCTGGCCGGCAAGACCGGCACGGCGCAGGTGGTCATTGACGGCCGCTACTCCAGCACAGTGTATGACAGCGTGTTTGCGGGCTTCTTTCCCGTCGAGTCTCCGCGAATCACGATTGCCGTCATGGTTCGGGGCGCCAAACGTGAGTATCACGGCTCACAACTGGCCGCCCCACTGTTCCGCGCCATTTCGGCAGACACGCTGTCGCGTTGGGGCGCTGTACCGGTGCCCGATCAGAAAGATGATCAACCATAGGTAGTCCTGAATGAGTAAAAAATGAGACGGCCTGAGAAGATGGGTGCCCGGTCAGCAAGAGGTTGGGCACTCTCTCAGGCCATCTCACGTCTGAAGTGTCAGCCTGCACCCTATTGCCTCCTGTTGGTCGCCTGACTGGGCGTGAAATAAGCCACTTGGCCGACCCAGAACTCATTTTCCGATGAGAAACTAAATGAGACGATTAGAACATGTCTCATTTTTGATACTGTCTCTTGGTCGAGATTTTTCTGTCAATTTGAACTCATCTACCGAATATTTCAAAATTTAAATGAGAGTCGATCTATCTGGTTCTTAGAAAACTGCCATCTCGTCCCATTACGCTCATGCACGAAGAGACCTGAGCTTCATCTGCTCCCAACCCAACTTCTGACGACAACCGGGCGCGTGCCTTGACGCTGCGCTCGTTGGAGTGTGCATGTCTTACACCATTTTTCAATCCATCTGCGCCGCCGCCCTGTTGGCGGGCAGTGCCTGCGCTACCCCCGCGCTGCCCGATAGCAGCGTGGCGGCCGGCGCCGTCCGTGACGCCCTGACGGTTCGCCCAGCTGTGCCGGCCGCCCCCAGTGCCGCGCAGCAGGCGGCCCAGAACCGCGCCGCAGCTATTGCCAGCACCCAGGCGGTGCGCGAGCCCGTGGCCCTGACGCCTATCCGGGGTAAGACGGCCATTGCCCGCTCCACGGCCTACAACAGTGTGCCGGGACAGACCGACGCCACGCCCTTCATCACAGCCACCGGAACCCGCACCCGCCCCGGTGTGGTGGCCCTGTCCCGCGACCTGCTGCGCGTCTTTCCTTACGGCACCCGTGTCACAATTGAAGACCTGAGTGGGCGCTACAACTCCATGCTCAGGGGGCGCGTCTTTATGGTGGAAGACACGATGGCGGCCCGCAAAACCAACAGCGTGGACATCTGGATGCCCACCCGCACCGAGGCCCTGAACTGGGGCGCGCGCCAGATTCGTATTACGGCCGTTCGCTGACCCCCAGAGACCGCCCCCACCCGAGCCAGGCTGCCGGGTGGGGGCAGTCTGTTATCCTCGGCCCCGACATGCCTGCCCCCGACCGCGCCTTGCCCTGGCGACTGGCGCGCGCCCATCTGCGCCGCCGCCGCATGCAGAACACCCTGACGATCCTGGGCATTGCGGTCGGTGTCATGGCCCTGATTGCCGCCCTGAGCCTGACCAACGGCTTTACCCGCGCCCTGGTGGACGCCACGCTGCGCGCCAGCCCCCACCTGAGCGTGACCGCCTACACCCCGCAGGCCCGCGACCGCGACCTGGAACGCGCCATGCAGGCCGACCCCCGCGTGCAGGCATTCACCCCCTTCCTGGCGGATAAGGGGCTGCTCACCCGGCCAGCCTCGGCGGGGCGGGGGGCGGGGGTGGATTTCACCACGCTGTTTGGGGTCACCGGCGACGCCCGGCGCGTCTTGCAACTGCCCCCCGAGGAAGGCGCGGCCCTGGGCAGCCTGAAAGACGGCGAGGTGCTGCTGGGTGCCGCCCTGGCCCGCAGTGTGGGGGCCTTTACGGGCGACACCGTGCGCCTCCTCAACAGCACCCAGCGCCGCACCAGTTTGCGGGTGCGCGGCGTCTTTTCCACGGGCAACTACCTGATTGACTCGGCCTACGCCTTTACCAACCTGGGAACGCTTCAGGCCCTGCAGCAGACCAGCAGCGTCACGGGCTATCAGCTGCGGCTGCGTGACCCGGACCAGGCCCCGGCGGTGGGGAGTGACTTGACGCGCACGCGGGCCTATTCGCCGCTGCCGTGGCAAAGCCTCTACGGCACGCTGCTGGACCAGCTCGCGCTGCAAAAAAAGGTCATCGCTTTTGTGGTGCTGCTGATCGTGGTGGTGGCGGCCTTCGGCATTGCCAATGTGCTGACCCTGGCCGTCTTCGAGAAAACCCAGGAAATTGCCATTCTGCGCGCCATTGGGGCCACCCGTTCCCTGATTACCCGCGTCTTTCTGATTGAGGGGCTGGCGCTGGGGCTGGGCGGGCTCCTGCTGGGCAACCTGCTGGGCCTGGGCATCAGCGCGTATTTCACGGTGCGGCCGTTCTCGTTGCCCGGCGACCTGTATTTCATCACGACCCTGCCGGTCGAGGTGCGCTGGACGGACGTGCTGGGCGTCAACGCCATTGGGCTGGTCACGACCCTGCTGGCCGCCCTGATTCCGGCCCGCCGGGCGGCTGGAGTTGAGCCGGCGCGGGTGATTCGCTAGGGGACGCTGAGGCCTGCTCTGGGCCTGGTCAGCCTCATCCATGCTGGCGCCAGACCAGCGAGACAGGGACAGGCGGCCTCTTCCGGGTCGTCTTCTTTTGTGCGCCTAGATCGCCTGTTTTCGGCGTCCATCAGGCAGGCGTCACCTCTCTGACGGTGACCTGAAGCACCATTAACAAAGCGCCCTATCTGGCTCACAGTGCGTCATGTTGTCCCCCGTAGGCTGCTTCTCGGAGGTACGACATGAAGAAGTTCCTGTTTATTCCTGCGGCCCTGCTGCTGAGCACGGCCGCTGCGGCACCCAAGATTAGCGCCCAGAGCATCATCGTGAACCCCACCCAGCCGGACCTGCAGGTCAGCGTGCGCGTGGACAAGGACGCCAGCGGCGCCCAGAACCCTGCTTACCGCGTAGGCGACAAGATCTCTATCAGCGCCAGCGCCAACCGGGACTCTTACGTGTACCTGTTTAACGTGAACCCCGACGGCAGCGTAGACCAGATCCTGCCCAACCGTCTGTCCGAGAGTAACTTCGTGAAGGCCGGCACCACCAAGACCTTCCCCTCGGCGGACGACAACTTCAATTACACCGTGGCTGGCCCCATTGGCCAGAACAAGGTGCTGGCCCTGGCCAGCCTGACGGAACTGAATCTGGACCAGATCAGCTCCTTTAAGACCACGCAGGATCAGTTTGCCACCGTGAACGCCAAGAACCAGGCGGGGCTGGCGCAGGCCCTGAGCATCGTGGTGAACCCCCTGCCCCAGAACAGCTGGGTGAGCGACACCGCCTTCTACACCGTGGCGGCCCGTAACCCCGTGGCCACCGGCAGCCTGTTTGTGGGCACCAACGTGAACAACGCCACCGTGATCCTCAATGGACAGCGACTGGGCGGCGCCAACGTCACCTACAGCAACCTGCGCGCCGGCACCTACCCCGTGCGTGTCCAGGCCCCTGGTTACCGTGACTACACGACCACCCTGGCCATCCGCGCGGGCAGCACGACCAACCTGAACGTGGAGTTCGCCCAGGCCGTGACGCCTGCCCCGGCCCCCGCGCCCACCCAGTACACCATCACCATCCGCAGCAGCGTGGCGGGCCGCGTGTTCGTGGACGGCGACGAGGTCGGCACCATCCGCAACGGCGTCCTGAACGTGCGCGTGTCGCGTGGCAGCCACGAGATCATCATGGTGGCGCCGGGCTACCGCACCTTTAGCAGCACGTACAACGTGACGCAGAACGGCCAGATCACGATTACGCCCACCCGCTAACCCCAGCTTTCACCCGCACCCCTGCCAGTTGGTAGGGGTGTTTTTAGAGTTGTGGGCCGTGGGTCAGCAGGTCGTGCAGCACGCGCGCTGTCATGCCCCAGATGTCGTGCCCCTGCCAGGGATAGCGGTAGAGGGGGACCAGGGTGCCGTCTGGGAGGCGGCGACTTTCACGGAGAACAGGCAGCGCGCGCAGGTCGGCCAGAGAGGGCAGCAGGATCTGCGCCACCTCGCCCGAGAGGGTCAGCGTGGGCTCGGCCGGAAGACGCGCCAGCACCGGGGTGACGTGGAAGCCCACAGGCGTGAACACATCGTCCAGGGTGCCGAGCACCTGAATCTGCGCCGCGTCCAGGCCCACCTCTTCCTCGGCCTCTCGCTGGGCGCCCGCCACCACATCCTCGCCCGCTTCCAGGCTGCCTCCGGGAAAACTGATCTGCCCCTTGTGGGTGGGCAGCTCGGCCGAGCGTACCGTGAGCAGCACGCGCGGGCTGGGTTCTAGCGTCAGGCCTACCAGCACCGCCGCCCGGCGGTAATCCGGCAGATGCAGGGTGCGGCGCTCGCGGCCCCCCACCCAGGCGGCCCAGGGGTCGGCCAGGGCGGTGTCCAGAGGGTCGGGCGCAGGGAAGCCGGTCACGCGCCGTCCAGCGCACGCAGGGTGGCGGCGGTGTGGTCGCGCAGGGCCAGTTCGGGGTCCACGCCCGCCATACGGGCCCACGTGACCACGGCGGCCAGGGTAGCGGCTACGTCTTCGGGGGTGGCCGCCGCATGGGTCAGGTTGATGATGGCCGTCGCCTGCGCGTTAGCGGCAGTCGTGCCCGCCAACTGCTGCGCCTTCGCCTCACGGGCCAGGGCGCCCAGCCCGGCAGGCACCCGCTGCGAGGGCCGGCGGGGCTGCCCCTGTGCGGCTCCGCCCTCAGCCGCCTTGATGGCCTGCCAGTTGCGCATGACCTCGGCACTGTCGGTGACCGCTACGTCCCCAAAGACGTGGGGGTGACGCCGCACCAGCTTGTCCACGATGGCGCGCTCAACGGCAGGGTAGGCGAAGGTGCCTTCTTCCTCGGCAATCACGCTGTGAAAAGCTACCTGCAGGAGCACGTCACCCAGTTCGTCGGCCAGTTCGGCGCGGTCTGCGCTGGCCACAGCGTCGGCGGCCTCAGCCGCTTCTTCCAGCAGGTAGGGCCGCAGGGACTCGTGGGTCTGCTCCTGATCCCAGGGGCAGCCGCCAGGGCCACGCAGGCGCCGCATGACGCTCAGTAGGTCTTGCATGGCCCCACTGTAGTGGGCTTCTCTGCCTCTCTGCCAACGCAAAAAACACCTTTCGGGGGCAGACGGCCGCTCGGTGACCCTCACGGGGAGTTCACGCGGCGTCAGGTGGCGTGTGTTGCACTGGTCCCCATGAAGACGCTTCTGCCCCTCACCGCCGCTCTGGGTCTGACGGCCGCCTTTGCCCAGGGGGCGCCGACCAACTGGACAGGTGCCCGCCTAGCCGCCGCCACCTACGTGATTCTCGACCCGGTCATTGAAGGCAACCAGAACCTCGTGAGTGCCGAGCAGCGCGCCAGCATCCTGGCGGCCATGAAACGCGACAGCGGCGGGGCCATCAAGCGCCGCTATCCCAGGGCGACCATCACCGACAACGCGGCGGCGCCAGGAGCCATTCAGGTGCGCCCCGTGTTCGTGGCCCCACGCTCGCTGGTGCCCTGGAACAAGCTGGGCGCACGGCTGGAGTTCCGGGTGCCGGAAGGGCAGAACGTGGTCTTGAATGAGTCGTTTGGTATCTCGGTGCTGCTGCGTTACCGCGCGGAATTCGTGAACTACATGTATGACCAGCTGGCCCAGCGCCTGCCGTAAGGGGCGGGAGGTAGAGAGTCGGGAAGGCTGACGGTGTCTGGCTCCTGCCCAGTGTGAGACAGCTGGAAAAGGGCGTTTGGGTTGTTACCGTTCTTCCTGCCAAGGCTGAGGCTCTGTTTCTGGCCCTACTCCCCTGAAAAAATCCCTGCTTGGCCTTCAGACTGGCGGCGCCCCTACACTGCGGCGCCGCCGGGTCGTGTTAGCGTCCGCGCATGACCAACACGGCGAACACACAGAAAAGCGCCTTTATTACGGGGGCCAGCAAGGGCATTGGCGAAGCGGTGGCGCGCGCGCTGGTGGCCGAGGGGTACCGCGTGACACTGACCAGCCGTCACCAGGCCGAGATCGAAGCGGTGGCGGCCGCCTTAGGCGAAGGCGCACGGGGCGTGGCCTGTGATGTGAAAGACCCGCAGGCGGTACAGGCGGCGGTAGACGCCCACGTTCAGGCTTTTGGCGGCCTGGATGTCCTGTTCGTCAATGCAGGCGTGGGGCATTTTGCCAGCGTGGCCGACCTGACTATCGAGCAGTGGCAAGACGTGATCGACACCAACCTCAGCGGCGCCTTTTACACCGTCAAGGCCGCCATTCCGGCCCTCTCCGCACGCGGCGGGTACATCTTCACCCTCTCCAGCCTGGCAGGCAAGAACCCGTTTGCCGGCGGGGCCGCCTACAACGCCAGCAAGTTTGGTCTGAATGGCCTCTCCGAAGTGCTGATGCTGGACCTGCGCGACCGGGGCATCAAGGTGACGCAGATCATGCCGGGCAGCGTGGCCACGCACTTTAATGGCCACACGCCCGACGACCAGAAAGACGCCTGGAAAATCCAGCCTGAAGACCTGGCCCAGCTGACGGTGGACCTGCTGAAGATGCCGGCCCGCACGCTGCCAAGCCGGGTGGAGGTGCGGCCCAGCCAGCCGAAGAAGGGGTAAGGGATGCGTGGAAGACGGCCGGCATGCGCGCCAAGCAGGCCGTTTTCTCCGCCGCTGGCCGTCTACTCACCACTCACCGCCCCTTGCTAGAATGCCTCCCGTGTACACGAACCGCCGCGCTCATTACGAGTACGAACTGCTGGAGCGCTTTGAAGCGGGGATCAGTCTGACCGGCAGTGAGGTCAAGAGCATCCGGGCGGGCGGCGTGGACTTCCGGGACGCCTTTGCGCGCCTGCATGGTGGGAATGTGGACCTGGAGGGGCTGTATATCCCGACCTATAAGGAAGCCACCTACAACAACCATGAACCCCGGCGCACCCGGCGCCTGCTGCTGCACCGTGAGGAAATTGGCAAGCTCAAGCGTGGCCTGGAGCAAAAAGGGCTGACGCTGGTGCCCACAAAGCTGTACCAGAAGGGCAAGTATTTCAAGGTCGAACTGGCGCTGGCGCGCGGGAAGAAGCTGCACGACAAGCGCCGCGCCGAGGCCGAAAAGACCGTGCGCCGGGAGCTGCGCGAGCTGTGAGGGCGCCTAGACCAGCGCCGCTGGGTCGGCGCGCCATGTGGAGTGCCCTGAGTGCGGGCCTGCTGCTGATTGGCCTGGCAGGCGCCCAGATTGCCTTTAGCCGCCTGAGCCTGGCCGGGCAGACGGTGGACAGTATTCAGCTGTACGGCGCCGAGTACGCCAGTCAGACGGCCTTGAGCGGCCTGCTGACCGTCACGCGCGAGAACCGCCTCGTGCGCGTGACTGGCCTGGGCCACACCCTGCTGCTGCCCATTGACGAGGACCAGCAGCGCGCCACCACCGACTTCAACACCGTGCAGCTGGACGCCCGCCGGGTGCAGGCCCGCGCGGCCACCCTGGTCAACGGTAACCTCTACCTGCCGGTAGAAACCCTGGCCGCTGGCCTGGGCGCACAGTACGAGCCCGGCAAATTCACGCTGGCGCCGCCCCAGTTGCTGGGCGTCAGCAGCCGCGCGGGCCGCGACACCGACCGCTTGGTGCTGGACCTCAGCCGTGACGTGACGGTGCAGGACGAGCAGCGCGGCGACCGCGTGGTGCTCACCCTACGCGGTCTGAGTGGCGAGGCAAGGCGCTACACCACGCGCGGCGCCTTTGTGAAGTCGGCCGAGGTGGCCAAGGCTGGGAGCGACCTGACCGTGACCCTGCCGCTGCCCGCCACCAGCGGCTACCGCGTGTATAAGGTGGTGCGCCCCGGCAACGTGCGCGTGGTTATAGACGCTGGCCCTGGGGTGGCGCGGAGCAGCCCTGAGGTCCTGACCCGCGTCACTGCGCCCCTGATTGTGCTGGACCCCGCGCGGGTCTCGGGCCTGGGCCGCGATGTGACCCTGGAGGTGTCTCGCCGCGCCGCCGAACTGCTGACCAAGGCTGGCTGGCAGGTGCGCGTGACCCGAGACGCCGCTAGCACCCTGCCGCGCGAGGACGCCCTACGCCTGGCCCGCCAGAGCGACGTGTACCTGGCCCTGGACCTGGGGCGCCTGCCCGGCGCCAAGCGAAGCGGGGTGACGGTGTACGAACAGACGGGCCGCGCCGGCTCGCAGCTCGTGAACACCCTGCGCGCAGGCACGGCGCCGCCCTACGCGCCGCTGGTGGTGGCCGGGGCCGGCAGCACCCGCCGCCTGAGCGAACTGCTGCGCGGCGAACTCCGGGGCGGCGGCGTAACGGCCCGCCAGGAAAGCACCACCCGCGTCCTGAGTCTGGGTGAGGCCCCGCAGGCGGCGCTGCTGCTGGAACTGGGCTGGTCGAACAACGCCGAGGACGTGGCCAAGCTGGGCGTGGACCAGCGCCTGCAGATCATGGCCGGGGCCGTGGCCCGCTCGGTGGCCACCTACCTGACGGCGCGGGCGAACAACAACGCGAATATCAGTGCTGAGGCGGGGGCGCAGCCATGATGGCCCTGCGCAAACTGTTCTCGCTGTTTAATGTGGTGGCTGCCGCGCTGCTGGTGGGCGCGGTTCTGGCATTGCAATCAGTGCAGCGCACCCCACCGACGCCTACGCCCCCCCGGCCCGAACTGACCGAGCGCCAGGCCCTGAAAGTCAAGGTGTACTTCACCGACACCCAGGTGCAGCGCCTGCGGCCCGAAACGCGCACCATTCAGGTGGCGCAGCAGGGACCGCGCGCCCTGGCGCAGGCGGCGGTGGACGTGTGGGCGCGTGGTCCCTACGACAAGTCGTTCCTGGGCGTGGTGCCGGCGGGTAGCGTGCCGCCCAAGATCTACCTGCGGGGTCAGCACTTCTATGTGGACCTGCCCGAATCCTACGGCGCCCTGCGCTACGGGACCAGCGGCGAGCGCATGCTGCTGTGCACCCTGACCCGGACACTGCTGGAAGACCGGGGCCAGGACGTGACCTTCCTCCTGAACGGGCAACGGGTCGAAACCCTGGGCCACCTGGACCTGCGCGAGCCGTTTACGCGCCAGGACTGCACCGACCTGTGAGGAGAAGCGGGGTTTAACGGGTTCAGGTGCTTGCAAAGTAGTCTGCAGGCGCCTAACCCCTCTCCCCCTAGTCCCTATGCTCCGCAGCATCACCCTGCACGGCTTCAAGAGCTTTGCCGACCGCACCCGCCTGGAGTTTGGGCCGGGGGTCAGCGCGGTGATTGGCCCCAACGGCAGCGGTAAGAGCAACGTCGTGGAGGCCATTCGCTGGGCCACCCACCAGGCGCGCGCCCGTGACTTGCGCGCCGGGCGGGCCTCGGAGCTGATTTTTCACGGCAGCGGGGGCAAAGCGCCGCTGGGTCTGGCCGAGGTGCAGTTGGAACTGCACACCCCGGAAGGCCGCGTCAATCTGGCCCGGCGCATCTACCGCGACGGCACCGCCGAGCAGGACCTGGGAGGCCGCGCCGCCCGCGTGCGCGACGTGCAGGGGGCGCTGCGCGGCACGGGGCTGGGGCCGGGGGGCCTGGCCGTGATTGGCCAGGGCGAGGTCAGCGGGGTGGTGCAGGCCGAGGGCAAGACGCTGCTGGGCTACGTGCAGGAGGCCGCTGGCTTGTCGCGCGCCGTGTCCGCCCGGCAGGAGACCGAAGCCCGGCTGCGCGAGGCCGACACCCATCTGGACAGTCTGCGGCTGGTCTTGCAGGAGCGTGAAGCGGGCCTGGCCCGGCTGGCCCGCGCGGCCCAGGAAGCCCGCGAGTGGCGCGCCCTAAGCCTGCGCGTCTTGACCCTGGACGACGCCGTTAAGCGTGAGCGCCAGGCGGCCCTGGCCCGCGAAATTGCCGGGGCGCGGGCCGAGGCTGAGGCCCTGGACGCCCGCAGCGCCGCCCTGGGCCGTGAGGTGCAGACGGCGGCGGCCGCTGTGGACACCGCCCGTGAGGCGGCCCAGGCGGCCCGCGCCCGCCGCGACGCCTACGCGGGCGCCCTGGACACCCTGCGCGCCGCCCGCGACGCCGCCGCCCAGGCCGCGCGCTACCGCGACCATCTGGTGGCAGAGCGCGCGGCGCTGGACGCTGAACGCGCCGCTCTGCCCACCCGCGCCCCCGACCAGCTGGCCTCTGACCTGGCCGCCCTGGACGCGGCACTGGTGGCTGCTCGCGCTGGCGCAGAGGCGGCTGAAACCCGCACCCGCCGCCTGGACGCCGAGCTGACCCGTGCCCGCACTCTGGTCGCCCGCGCGGCCGAGGCCCAGGCCCGCGCGGCTGGTGGCCAGGAGACCCTGCGCGCCGAACTGGACCGGGCGCAGGGCAATCTGGACACCACCACAGAGGCGCTGCACGCCGCCGGTGAGCGACTGGAAGCGGCCCGGCACGCCCGCGAACAGGCCGAGGGCGCTTACCGCACCCTATCTGCTGAGCGCGAGGCCGCCCTGGCACAGGAGCGCCACCTGCGCGCCGAACTGGCCCGCGTGAATGCCAGCGTGGCGCCTCTGCGCCGCGAACGCGAGCGGCTGGAGCAGACCCTTAATTCCTACGCCCGCTACGGCGAGGGCGCTAGAAACGCCCTGCGGCTCGACCACCCCGGCATCGTGGGGTCGGTCGCCGACCTGCTGACCGTCCCCGCTGAGTACGAGGTGGCGGTGGGGGCCGCGCTGGGCCGCCGCCTGGAACAGGTGGTCGTGGCCCGGGCCGAGGACGCCCGCGAGATCATTGACGAGCTGAAGCGCACGGGTGGGCGCGCGACCTTTCTGCCGCTGGACCTCATCCGCGCCCGGCCCCGGCGGGACGGCGGCCTGCTGCGGGAGGACGGCGTGGTGGGCAACCTGGCCGACCTGTGCCCCAGCGACCCGCCGCTGGTCGGTGAAGCGATTCTGGCCGACACGCTGGTCGTCCGGGACCTGCGGGCGGCCAACCGAATTGCGCGCAGTCACGCAAGCCGCCCGCGGTTGGTCACGTTGGACGGCGAATTGGTAGAGCCGGGCGGCGCGATTACGGGGGGCCGGGCGCGTGATACGGGGGGCGGCGTGCTGGCCGACCAGCGCCGGTTTCAGGA includes the following:
- a CDS encoding ABC transporter permease codes for the protein MPAPDRALPWRLARAHLRRRRMQNTLTILGIAVGVMALIAALSLTNGFTRALVDATLRASPHLSVTAYTPQARDRDLERAMQADPRVQAFTPFLADKGLLTRPASAGRGAGVDFTTLFGVTGDARRVLQLPPEEGAALGSLKDGEVLLGAALARSVGAFTGDTVRLLNSTQRRTSLRVRGVFSTGNYLIDSAYAFTNLGTLQALQQTSSVTGYQLRLRDPDQAPAVGSDLTRTRAYSPLPWQSLYGTLLDQLALQKKVIAFVVLLIVVVAAFGIANVLTLAVFEKTQEIAILRAIGATRSLITRVFLIEGLALGLGGLLLGNLLGLGISAYFTVRPFSLPGDLYFITTLPVEVRWTDVLGVNAIGLVTTLLAALIPARRAAGVEPARVIR
- the smpB gene encoding SsrA-binding protein SmpB, giving the protein MPPVYTNRRAHYEYELLERFEAGISLTGSEVKSIRAGGVDFRDAFARLHGGNVDLEGLYIPTYKEATYNNHEPRRTRRLLLHREEIGKLKRGLEQKGLTLVPTKLYQKGKYFKVELALARGKKLHDKRRAEAEKTVRRELREL
- a CDS encoding MazG family protein; translated protein: MQDLLSVMRRLRGPGGCPWDQEQTHESLRPYLLEEAAEAADAVASADRAELADELGDVLLQVAFHSVIAEEEGTFAYPAVERAIVDKLVRRHPHVFGDVAVTDSAEVMRNWQAIKAAEGGAAQGQPRRPSQRVPAGLGALAREAKAQQLAGTTAANAQATAIINLTHAAATPEDVAATLAAVVTWARMAGVDPELALRDHTAATLRALDGA
- a CDS encoding NUDIX hydrolase; translated protein: MTGFPAPDPLDTALADPWAAWVGGRERRTLHLPDYRRAAVLVGLTLEPSPRVLLTVRSAELPTHKGQISFPGGSLEAGEDVVAGAQREAEEEVGLDAAQIQVLGTLDDVFTPVGFHVTPVLARLPAEPTLTLSGEVAQILLPSLADLRALPVLRESRRLPDGTLVPLYRYPWQGHDIWGMTARVLHDLLTHGPQL
- the rsmH gene encoding 16S rRNA (cytosine(1402)-N(4))-methyltransferase RsmH → MTDKLSPDPDSTQSPALSELASTPPLSHVPVLAAEVLEALQPAPGKVFVDGTLGGAGHTGLLLAAGASVYGIDQDPYALERARAAQPERLSVLQGNYRDMTALLAAQGVTQVDGILLDIGVSSFQLDDAGRGFSYHTEAPLDMRMSQAGESAADVVNTYEEEDLAAIIYEYGEDRLSRRIARGIVWAREQAPIETTVQLADIVKRAYPGFSKGIHPARRTFQALRIHVNDELGALRDGLEAAQTLLAPGGRLAVISFHSLEDRIVKRFLLGSSSLRPLTKRPVVAAESEQATNPRARSAKLRAAEKVEAA
- a CDS encoding peptidoglycan D,D-transpeptidase FtsI family protein, with the translated sequence MEVKIRNRSYFMRFMALLMFLTLVWAYAQLEWGVPQAARQTAVQSRGPVLSADGRVLATSVKGKRVYPQGSLAGQLIGMMGATEGLEGLEHAYDGLLTAGQPLKLTIDTGVQASAEAALARAVPEHQGEYGAVVVLETRTGRVLAAASYPPFDPNTWRSHSEGARRNRAFLDRFEPGSTVKALVVAAAMNEGLTTPSTVYDTPMSRFVGGRWGSRIGDSVAHPKSLSTVGVLQYSSNVGMTHIVEHFPKEQMRGYLQQYGFGQEVALPTVPAASGQLQPLSRWSDLVRATNAFGQGMSSTTLQLAAAFNVLANDGRYISPRLVEGEAGMEKRDVLRPEVARETRHMLKSVIERIETNTIKGYDLAGKTGTAQVVIDGRYSSTVYDSVFAGFFPVESPRITIAVMVRGAKREYHGSQLAAPLFRAISADTLSRWGAVPVPDQKDDQP
- a CDS encoding DUF4384 domain-containing protein, producing MKKFLFIPAALLLSTAAAAPKISAQSIIVNPTQPDLQVSVRVDKDASGAQNPAYRVGDKISISASANRDSYVYLFNVNPDGSVDQILPNRLSESNFVKAGTTKTFPSADDNFNYTVAGPIGQNKVLALASLTELNLDQISSFKTTQDQFATVNAKNQAGLAQALSIVVNPLPQNSWVSDTAFYTVAARNPVATGSLFVGTNVNNATVILNGQRLGGANVTYSNLRAGTYPVRVQAPGYRDYTTTLAIRAGSTTNLNVEFAQAVTPAPAPAPTQYTITIRSSVAGRVFVDGDEVGTIRNGVLNVRVSRGSHEIIMVAPGYRTFSSTYNVTQNGQITITPTR
- a CDS encoding 3D domain-containing protein — its product is MSYTIFQSICAAALLAGSACATPALPDSSVAAGAVRDALTVRPAVPAAPSAAQQAAQNRAAAIASTQAVREPVALTPIRGKTAIARSTAYNSVPGQTDATPFITATGTRTRPGVVALSRDLLRVFPYGTRVTIEDLSGRYNSMLRGRVFMVEDTMAARKTNSVDIWMPTRTEALNWGARQIRITAVR
- a CDS encoding SDR family oxidoreductase; amino-acid sequence: MTNTANTQKSAFITGASKGIGEAVARALVAEGYRVTLTSRHQAEIEAVAAALGEGARGVACDVKDPQAVQAAVDAHVQAFGGLDVLFVNAGVGHFASVADLTIEQWQDVIDTNLSGAFYTVKAAIPALSARGGYIFTLSSLAGKNPFAGGAAYNASKFGLNGLSEVLMLDLRDRGIKVTQIMPGSVATHFNGHTPDDQKDAWKIQPEDLAQLTVDLLKMPARTLPSRVEVRPSQPKKG